One region of Nitrospirota bacterium genomic DNA includes:
- a CDS encoding DUF2442 domain-containing protein, which translates to MKSETTGESTLRAEVLNISKHGFWLLIGDAEYFLSFNDFPWFKNAPVASVLHVELLNADHLYWPNLDVDLDVQSIKAPDRYPLVYKSTTASG; encoded by the coding sequence ATGAAATCCGAGACCACTGGCGAAAGCACTTTACGCGCTGAGGTCCTGAACATTTCAAAACACGGATTCTGGCTTCTGATCGGGGATGCCGAGTATTTCCTGTCGTTCAACGATTTCCCCTGGTTCAAGAACGCTCCCGTGGCATCGGTCCTCCACGTCGAGTTGCTCAATGCAGACCATCTGTATTGGCCGAATCTGGATGTTGATCTCGACGTGCAGTCGATAAAGGCACCGGACCGATATCCCCTGGTATA